The Juglans regia cultivar Chandler chromosome 1, Walnut 2.0, whole genome shotgun sequence nucleotide sequence TTGCCGAAAAATTATGTCCCAGCTTGAGCACCTCCAGCTCGCCCCAACGCATGGCGGGCAGCAATGGCCTTTGGCCATGTAATCCAAGCATGTAGCGAGCTTACTGTAGACCATCGTTAGCCCCTTGGTCCTGCCGATAGTTACCATTTGGACTGCCAGCATCCTCTGCCGTCTGAGGGGTGGACCTCGACCACTGCAGTTGACCTTAGTGGCCCCTCGACCATGCAATATAAAGgaaggtaggcctaaaggtttTCTTATCCTTTATGCGGAGGAGTGCGGGTAAGTCCTCAGCTACCCGAATGAAAATGCTTACCTTCCTTGTCAGTGTCAACGGGGGGGAGTGGCTTCAGTAGTAAATTGTCCGAACGACTTACCTCCTTGCGAGATACCATGAGCAAAGGTAGAACTTAAGGTTGTCTTATCCCTCCCACAGTGGAGAGCAGGATCAGTCTCGCGGCTACTCgaattaggggtgctacctgccccctacggggcgggggcaccccttccccttccccgcACGCCGGCCCCGGGATGCAGGGGCGAGGTACTCCGCCCCAGTGGGTGAGGTGCAGGGCGGATTCCCAATTTGCCCCGcctcttttcacttaaaaaaaatactatatttattttatttaaaaattatttataagtgcaaaaataattaaaaatacatttttagatctaaattataaatttaaattttataaatatgactataatttaaaaactatgtaatttttaaatttgttagtgcatattttatgtaaattgtattgtattactttttaaactatgtagtttttaaatttgtcaatgtatattttgtaaacaagtctaataaattgtaatatatatttatatatatataatttgtaaaatataaatagatatttatgtttatatatatgtatataatatatatatatatataaatggggacGGGGGCTGGGCAGGGGAAATGCGCGGCGGGGTTAGGCCCTCCCCGTCACCCACCCCTGCTACGGCCCCTAGATGAGGGGCGGGGTAGCGGGGGCGGGGTAGCGGGGGCGaggccccactgcccacccctaactCGAATAACTTACCCAGACCCCAGCTACGACGAAATGTGGGATCAGCGTCAACCTAATCCAAACTTACCATTTCATGCAGGGTCAACGAGCGGAAGCGAGTCCAGAACAAACTGTTCGAATAACTCACCTACCGCAGGGAACAAAAGGATGAGATGAGCCAGCAGCCATCTTGTTCCTCCCGCGAAGGAGAGTGGGTTCAATCCTAAGGCTGCTTGAATACTTACCCCGACCCCCATCAGGGTGAAAGAACGGACTAGCCACATCGCTATCCAAATTACCTCCTCGCGGGAGAAATAGGCGGTTTGGCACAAGGCATTCCGACCTTTCCCCGAACGAGAGCGGGCCGAGTCTATGGGCCACCCGAATAATGAAGAGAAAAACATGGACGTCATCAACGAAATCTCCACTAACAGAATCTACATTGCCATCAACATTTTACCTTCCAGCGAGGCAAAAAGGGAAAGGTAGATCTAAAAGATTGCCTTATCCCTCTCACGGAGGAGTGCGGATCGGCCCCTGACCACTCGAAGATAGAATTTCCACCAATGTACTCTACATCAATGAAATCACCATCAGCAACAGATTCCTCAACAACGAAATTTTCATcaacagaatctccatcaaatgAATATTTACAAACAGAAACTAACATTCTGAGAATGCAGGAAGAAGCAAATGAAGAGGAAAGCAAAGGGGAATAAAAAAGGCCCGATGGGGTAAACCAATAGAAGCGAAAGAAATGGAGTTAAAAGGAATAGGAGTGAAATGAGAGATAACAAAAGGAAATATGAGCGAAATCGAAAGCCAGCTAAGGAAATGGGAGCGAAGGAAAAGGCAACTAAAAGAAATAGTAGCGAAAGGAAAGATGACTAAGGAAATAGGAGCTAAAGGATATAGGAGTGAAAAGAAATGCAACTAAAGGAAATAGCTAAgggaaatataaaagaaaaagaaggttAAAATAAATCAGTAGGACAAAGCGACAAGAGGAAGGTTCGCGGGGTAGAACCCCACCAAAAGACTGGCAAGCAAAAAAACTGACGATCCAGCAAAATGAGGCAAGACGAATGGAAAACAGGCTAAATAATTCTCATCAGGCAGGTTCAATAGGAATTGGCGGGATAACTGTGAGGGAATTTTTTCTCGAACTCATGGAATTTCCTGGACTCAGCCCATTAGGGGCAACCCACTaggagaaatgagagaatgagTGAAAGAAATGGGATAAAGGCATGAGAAGTGCAGTATCGGAGATGAGAAAGTAATATCAGGAGAGAAAAATTAGGGATTTGACATAAAGTAAGGGAAGACAAGGTGTAAGATgtcagaagaaaaaaataggaaagTGATTTAAAGCCAATAAAAGGGTGTCAGACACGCAAAAACAGACATCCCTCATCACTGTTGAGGGACACACAAGCAGAGTGTCAAATAAAAGGGACTGGGACTTTTTTTGGGGGGAcgcttaattttctttcaacttttgGGTTCTTCTTCAACCTGAGAGTTTCAGAAAGGACTTCTTCTCCAACCAATAGAGCTACAGCTTCAATTGTGCATTGAGAAATGAGGGACTATGAGAAActataaatgagtttattataGTAGAATCTCCCCTCTCTAAGCCTCGTGGACGTAAGCCTAGTGCTGAATGACGTAAATCTGCGTGTTTATCTCTTCTTATTTTATCCACATTTAAATACTATTCGTTGTCATGGATGAACGCACCGACACCGTACAGCCACATCAAACCACTACTGGAGGCTCCATACAGCACCGATCGAGATCCAGCTCGGAAGACCTAAGCTGTTGAAACCTAAATCAAAAGTGTGCGAAATACAACgttaatgaatattttatttaactttcatctaattttattttatatgtgtaaccaaacgagccAATCACATGCTCAAGATCTAGGATCGGGCTTTTTACAAGAATTAGGATTTCTTGCAATTTTTTCATTGAACATTTTCTATCATTTAAGAGAAGAATTGACACGGTATATATACTCTACTGCATGTAATATTTGgatccaaattttttattagaagcatTTAATGCAATGAGTCCACATGTCATGTCTatctattttgaaattataaaaaatatgtgggtcAGAAAATTGGGAGTTGTTTGGAAAAGGTTTTATCAttccatattattttattttatttataaatatcacttaaatataattattttttaattttaaatatttaacttattcatttaattattataattttttaaaatttttaaataaaacgtaaaaaaaaaagataattttttcaaatctcaaaataaatataatattaaaaaaattatattttaataatatttttattttataatatttttatttaattttttctctctcacttttcaaaacttaataaaatatcataactcaacctattttattactatttacaaattctcCATCTTACCTTATTTCCTATACATTCTCTTAGAAGTCtcaattttttctataattgtCTGAACTAATCAACTTTATAAAGCTCGAAGAAAGATAGAAATAGTATGTGGGCTCCAGTACATTAAATATTGCCCTTAAATGTTAACTCCAAAATTTAATGTTGTGATGAGATCCACATACTATATCTATCTCATTTTGAATAATGATAATTGGTTGGGTATTTCTACCGTGTGCTGAAGGTCTTGGCACTTTGATAAATAAAGTTGAGAACAAAGGGGAGATAAAGGATATGCAAGTGCCTAGATGAGGAACAAAACCTACACATCTACTTTTTGCAGATAACAGTATTATATTTGGAAGGTCTAGCTTGGATGAATGGAGAAGACTGAGTAAATTATTAGATATGTATGAACAGGCATCAGGGCAATatctaaaacaagtaaataacaTCGATATTTTTCAGCTCAAATacaaaggaaaaacagaaaaaagagaTACTAAGGGCAGTAGGAGCAAGAGATAGTAGCTGCTATGAAAATTATTTGGGATTGCCTACAATGGTGGGGAAAGCAAAGTATAATATAATACCTTTAAAACTATTAAGGACAGAGTATGgcaaaagataaataattagaaGAATCAATTTCTATCCCAAACAGGGAAGGAAATTCTCCTAAAGGTTGTCACTTAAGCAATCTCCACCTGTCATATGAGTGTTTTTAAATTACCAAAGAGGCTTCGTACAGAAATTTCATCTATAATGACTAGGTTTTGGTGCGAGCACAAACATAATGAGTACAAAATACATTGGAGAAATTGGAGCAAGATGGGGTCAGGGTCCATCTATGATCTGGAGAAATATATGGAGTGCTTGGAATTTGTTGAAAGCAGGATTGATTTGAAGGGTTGAGAATGAACAGGAAATCAAAATATGAGAGAGATGGTTTCCAAAGCCATTAGCTTTCTATATTCAGTCTCAAGTGAAGAATTTTGATAAAGGTTCAAGAGTGAAGGAACTTATTGATGTAGATAGAAGAAGCtggaataaagaaataataaaggGATCTTTCAACAAAGAGGAAGCATATATGATATGTAAAATCCCAATTAGTCAAAGTGGGAGCATAGATAAGCTAATCTGGGGCACCAAATCTGATGTTTTTAGTGTGAGGAGTGAATGCCATctagagatgaaaaaaaaaaaaagaaatgatagtgGTGAATCATCAAGACAGACAAGTGACAATAAGGGATGGAAAATACTATAGAATCTTAATGTCCAAGGTGTGGTGAAAACATTTATATGGAAAGTTATTAATGTCTGTCTTTCGACAAGGTAAAACCTAACACATAAGAGAATaattgaaaatcatttatgCCTCATATGTGAAAGAGAGTAGGAATCCATTTgccatgttttatggagttgtgTAGTAGCTATTGACGTGTGGGCATAGTCGTCTATTCTTGTGCAAAAATGGAGCAGCAATGAAACAAATCTCTTAACTATCTGGAAAGGTCACCTTGATGCAGTTCCCTTTTGGCAAATGAAGTATACAGAGAAGCTAGCTCAACAAGATCACTCTCGGGAAAGGCATTATTAAGGAAGAAGAGGTGGACTCGAGTTCGTGACGAAGATTTGTCGAcctattgagagagagagagagagagagagagagcttcgcGACGATGAAAGGGATGGGCTTGGGGCAACAAAAGGGTTTCGATTTTGAGGCGAGGGgcttgaaatgagatgagagagaggaagagtgaCTGAAGGGACTATTAAGGAAGATTGCACAAATCATGGACAAGTCAACACAGGAGATTCTTAGGATATTCTTAGTCTGAAATCACGTTGTAAATAATGCTGTTATTCCTAAAATCATGCACTGCATATCTGTAGCCTTAACTGCTATGTATTTCTTAAAATAGAATTGTAAAGCTGTGTATATAACTCTGATTTACACATCAATGAAAGTGAGGAAAATTATTCCATTGAAACAGTGCAGTGTTATTATCttatatggtatcagaagaGCCTCTCTCTAACGAGCAACCGATCCCAATCTCCACCATGTCTTCCTCCACAAATCAAACTCCACCCATTAATCCcaactctcaacccatctcatccaCTGAGACACCTCTTATTGCCCTCAATATCACTGCAcaaatcaatgaaaaattaaCACCCTCCACGTTTCCTCAATGGCGTGCCCAATTCGAAGCCCTTCTCATTGGCTACGATCTCCTTGACTATGTCAATGGCACCTCCATTTGCCCCTCCCCTGCACACGGATCCACTGTCTCCTTACACAAAACCCATTGGGTTCGACAGGATAAGCTCATTCTCAGTGCAATTTTAGCCTCTACATCTCCCACAATTACTCCCCTTATTTCTACTGCCAAAACCTCTCATGAGGCTTGGAAGAAACTCACCACAATGTATGCTAGCCGGTCTAGAACTAGGGCTATGCAACTCAAGGAGGAACTCACCTTGATTCAACGTGGGAATCGGTCGATTACAGACTATTTACACGCTGTGAAGGCCCTAGCCAATGAGATCACCATCATCGATCACTCGATTTCGGATGATGATCTCACCCTTTATGTCTTGAATGGACTCGGGCCTGAGTTTCGGGAGATCGCAGCGCCAATCCAGACAAGGGAGACTCCATTGGCGTTTGAAGAACTGCACGATCTCTTGGTGGGACATGAGAGTTATCTGCAGCGTCTGGAGGCTGCAACCTAGCAGCTTGTAGTTGCTGCCAACTACACGAACAGGATGAAGTCCGACTCGCAAGGGGGCGCTTCAGCAAAAGGCTTTTATAAGCCTAATGGGCCTCAACGGACCCAAGGCCAGAATCCAACTCACATGCAGAATGGATCCCGTGATGGACGCCGCTTCCACAATGGGTCTGGTAAGCCCAACAATCCCAATAGGCGTTATCAGCCTAAGTGCCAACTCTGTGACCAATTTGGACACAAAGCCAAGTCGTGTCCTCAATTACAGTCTACCGATGCCACTGTAAACTGTACTGCGACTTCActgccaaaagaaaaaaaatggctcATTGATTCAGCAGCCTCCCATAATATCACTGGTGATCTTGCTAATTTATCTATTCATTCTGAATATGACGGCACTGATGAAGTTATACTTGGTGATGGTTCAGGTTTGGCAATCTCACACACTGGTTCCTTGGCCTTACAATCACCTAATCGaacttttattttacatgaTACTCTTTGTGTTCCACATCTTcgcaaaaatttaatttttgtccaTCATCTCACCAAACACAATAATGTTTTTATTGAGTTTcacccttttcatttttttgtgaaggacaaGATCACGGGAGAGACCCTAATAAGAGGTGCATGTGAAAACGGCGTTTACATCCTTCCGGAATCACTTGTGGCTACGTCTCAAAAAATGGTTGCTAATGTGCATGAACGGACGTCGATTGATGGATGGCACAAGCGTCTTGGACATCCCTCCCTCAAAATCGTTCAAAATCTTGTTACTAAGTTTTCACTTCCTGTTACAACAAATAAATTGTCTTCATTATGTAGTTCTTGTTCTATCAATAAAGCACATCAACAACCTTTTCGATCCACTAGTCTTCACAGTCATGCTCCTCTTGAACTCATTTACACTGATGTTTGGGGCCCTGCTCATTACACTGGAATTGATGGATTCCGTTACTATCTTCTTTTTGTTGATCACTACACTAAATATATGTGGTTCTATCCTATGGCTACCAAATCTGGTGTGTCTAGTATTTTTCCgcatttcaaaaattttgttgAAACACGCTtccaaaccaaaatcaaaagtttATACTCTGATAATGGTGGTGAATTTCTTGCTCTCAAATCTTTTTTGTCACTTCATGGCATTAGTCACTACACCACTGCACCATacacaccacaacaaaatggtgtttctGAACGAAGGCATAGACATCTTGTTGAAACTGGCCTTACCTTACTTCATGATGCATCTTTATCTCTCACATATTGGCCACATGCATTTCAAACAGCCTCATATTTGATTAATCGACAACCCACATctcttcttcaaaataaatcaccGTATGAAGTTCTTTTGGTCAAAAACCCAATTATCTCAAGTTGAGACAATTTGGGTGTCTGTGCTATCCTTTTACCCGGCCCTATAACACCCATAAAATGCAGCCAAAATCAATCTCGTGTGTCTTTCTCGGATATTCACAAACACAGAACGCATACAAATGTTTGGATCTCAACAGCAATAAACTGTACATCTCCCAACACGtgttatttgatgaaaatcaaaAAGCACCTTCAGTCGACTCCTCCAACACGCCCAGATGCCCAAACCCGTACCTCTCACCGCATACCCAACCTCACGTTCAGCTCTTTCCCCATGCCCCGACACCTCCAGGTCTGCCATCATCGCATCAGCAAGCAACGTCCACACCAGTGCCTCCGGAAGGGGTTCTTGCCGTCGCCGCAGCATCCTCAGGTAATCTCGGTGATCTTCCTCACTCTGCATCCTCATCTCATCATCTAGGGCATGATTCTTCAAATGCTTTGTCTATACATGAGCATGCCTCTCTTTGTACTTTACCATTGTATATCCCTTCAAACTCCCCTGTTTTTCCCAATTTAGGTCAGACCGAAACCACCCAATCCCCGACAAACCCAAATTTTCCCACCAATCAAAACCTAGGTCAGCGTCTACACCCAATGACAACCCGGtccatgaataaaatttttaaacctaAACAAATCCATGCCGTAACCAAACATCCCCTCCCACAGACCATTGAACCAACGTGTGTGAGTCAAGCCACTTCTCACCCTCAGTGGCGTACTGCTATGTCCAATGAGCTCACCGCAGTTATGAAGCATGGCACTTGGGATTTAGTCCCTCCTCCTCCAAACTGTCAGCCTGTGGGTTGTAAATGGGTGTTTCGAGTGAAACGAAAATCTGATGGATCTGTTGATAAATTCAAGGCTCGTTTTGTGGCAAAGGGCTACAATCAACGCCCCGGGCTTGATTACAAAGAAACATTTAGCCCCGTAGTCAAACCTGCGACTATTCGCTCTGTTTTGGCCATTGCTGTTATGAATGGGTGGGAGTTGAGGCAATTAGATGTTAATAATGCGTTTCTACATGGGGACTTAACTGAAACTGTCTATATGATGCAACCCCCTGGTTTTAAGGATCTGTCCAAGGCTGATTATGTGTGCAGATTACGGAAGTTCATCTATGGGCTCAAACAAGCCCCTAGGGCTTGTTACACTGCCTTGAAAAATTCTCTTCTTGAGCTCGGGTTCCAAAACTCAAAAGCTGATACCTCTTTGTTCATCTACACAAAAGACAGCATCACTTGCTATTTCTTggtctatgttgatgattttgTCATCACAGGAAATAGTTCTACATTTGTGGACTCCACAATTAAGCAACTTGGTGACAGATTCTCTCTTAAAGATATGGGTACACTTCACTTCTTTCTAGGAGTTGAAGTTATACCTACTCGGCAGGGTCTATATTTATCACAACATAAATATGTTCGTGATCTTTTAACAACCACCAACATGCTTGGAGCAAAGGATGTCTCCACTCCTCTTTCCACTAGTATTCCCCTTCAACTTGTTGATGGAACAGCTCCTGTGGACAGTTCAGAATTTCGTAGGGTCATTGGCAACTTTCAGTACCTATCTTTGACACGCCCAGATATTTCGTTTGCTGTCAACAAGCTCTCTCAGTTCATGCATAGACCAACCAGCACTCACTGGACAGCAACTAAAAGGATCCTACGTTATTTAAAGCAAACAATTTTTCATGGGATACAACTTAATAGAGCTGCTGTACCTGCTTTAACAACCTACTCAGACGCGGACTGGGCTGGCAATCTTGATGATAGGACCTCCACTTCAGCTATATTACATTCCTCGGATCTAATCCTATCTCATGGagttccaagaaacaaaaagCGGTTGCACGATCCACGACAGAAGCTGAATACCGAGCCCTCGCCAATGCAGCCTCCGAGACCATGTGGCTTCTTGGCCTTTTTACTGAACTTGGCTTTCCACTTAAAGGATCACCTCTACTCCTATGTGACAACCTTGGAGCCACCCATCTTAGCTTCAATGTTGTTCAGCATTCACGTATCAAACATCTTCAAATTGATCTTCATTTTGTGCGTGACTTAGTTCAACGTGGCACACTAAGGGTTCACCATGTTCATACCCATGATCAACTGGCTGATTTATTGACAAAGGCTTTATCAAAGCAACGTACAGAATTTCTATGTCACAAGATTGGTCTTGCCGATGGAAGCTCaatcttgcgggggcgtattaAGGAAGATTGCACAAATCATGGACAAGTCAACACAGGAGATTCTTAGGATATTCTTAGTCTGAAATCACGTTGTAAATAATGCTGTTATTCCTAAAATCATGCACTGCATATCTGTAGCCTTAACTGCTATGTATTTCTTAAAATAGAATTGTAAAGCTGTGTATATAACTCTGATTTACACATCAATGAAAGTGAGGAAAATTATTCCATTGAAACAGTGCAGTGTTATTATCTTATAGGGACTAGGGAGACAGCGGGAGGACGATTTTCTCAAATAAGTACTACCACGTTCAGCATAAATCTCTTACCTGTCCACTTGCTATTGCTATTGCTATTGCTATTGctattggagggtgtaaaatcAAACTTTACACCAAATctagtttgaagattttttcaTTGTGTGCGTATTCATTGATTTTGATGTAATGAAATTTGTTtgcaatttaattaaaaaaaataaagaagaagaagaaatctttcCCAACACGACAAGGTACACTAGCATTTAGAAATTTTACCAACGGCAGTGTGAAAAAATGTTTAGCTGGGCCAATGGGCTTGAATGGGTTGGGTTTGTGGGCTTGAAACGCTCTAATTTGGAGCAGGTCCAGCCCCCATACCAAAATCCAAAACGCAACTACTGTCTCAAACCCTAATTTATGCATACACTTGGCACTTCCTATAAGTACATGCTCTGCATTTCGTAGGATTTTCTTAGGTCCAAAACCATAGCGATGTTtttgtcactctctctctctgtttcatGCTCGCTGCTTTGTTGTCAATGTGgcttttttttctccaaataaaGTGCATTTTGTAGAATAGAGTTTCTAATCTGGTTGTTGTTCCCGGAATCTGATTAACAAACCCCTTGCCTGTCTCAGCACTTTCCCTTCCCAATCACtcttattttactgttttttttcctttattaattGTAAGAATATCCACGATTTGATGGACTTtggttataataatattatttataaaaataatattatttataaaaatattctttaaaatatgattgtataAAATCTCACTCagattttaatgtctttgatttatatatatatatatatatatatatatatatatatatatatatatatatatatagacttttgAGGAGGGAGAGTTTCAAATCCAAGACTTCCATTTTGGAAACTTGGCCAGAGGCCACGTTCTGATTGTTACATATACggattctttaaatttttttcaattttcaattttagtttAGGAAAAATCAATTAGagaacttttatttatttttctttaatcaaatacaaagaatttaaataaatcaatacaTCAGGAAAAACATTCCATTCATTGatgagtttgtttgtttttttttattattattatcggATGTCTTTTAATTGTTTTGGGGCCATAGGAAAAACTAAACTCTATTTATCTGCTTTTTGTGTGGCGAAGAATGAGATATAGCCGTTCCCAGTCTCAATCTCTCACAACCAATATCTGATTCTCACACACATCCTCCAAACACAGCAAAACTCCATTGACAGACATTCACTACCACTGTCAGCAAGCAGCAGCCATGGCCAACATGCTCATGTCCTCCTCCAAACCCTTCGTCATAGCCTCtgcctctctctcctcttccacCACCAAACCCAAACTCTCCATTCCCCAACTCCCACTTCCCAACCTCACAATCAAGCCCTCCAAATTCTTCACCCTCTCCTCCTCCACTCTCAAATCCCTCTCCCTCGTGGCCGCCACCTCCCTCGCCCTTGCCCCTCCCTCCCTTGCCGTCGAGATTGAAAAGGCCGCTCTCTTCGACTTCAACCTCACCCTCCCCATCATCGTGGCCGAGTTCTTGTTCCTACAGTTCGCCCTCGACAAGCTCTACTTCTCTCCTCTGGGAAAATTCATGGATGACAGAGACGCAGCCATTAGAGAGAAGCTGAACAGCGTGAAGGACACATCGGGAGAGGTGAAGCAGCTGGAGGAGCAAGCCGCGGCCGTCATGAAGGCCGCCAGGGCCGAGATATCGGCAGCCCTCAACAAGATGAAGAAGGAGACGCAGGCAGAGGTGGAGCAGAAGCTGGCCGAGGGCAGGAAGAAAGTGGAGGCGGAATTGCAGGAGGCTTTGGTCAGTTTGGAGCTGCAGAAGGAAGAGACCCTGAAGGCCCTTGATTCCCAGATTGCTGCTCTCAGTCGGGATATCGTAAATAAGGTCCTTCCCACTGCCTAATTTTGGCAATTATGGAAAACCCAGGAAAGGAGGTTGGATTAGTGACTTACTTCTCTTCTATATAATCTGTCATTTCCATGCATATTTTACATTGTACTGAAATATTTGGATTGTGTTCATCAAAACATTTGATCAATGGTTGCTTTCCATGCCTTTTCATCCTTTGTATTGTTCATCAAAAGAAGATAACTACTGTAAGCCCGAAATAATATTCAATTTGATTTAATGCTTCTTATTGatggaaaaataacaaattagtAAGAAGACGAACTAAAACCATTTGGTATGTAAAAGCACTAAAGATTTCTAGAGAACAAAACCTGAATAAGCAACCAAAACCAAGCACCTTGAATCAATTACATCTGTACAGAGATCCCTCGTTGAGGTATATGAATATTATGTTTCTTATTCGTCATGTTGCATAGAATGAATTTCAGAGATTTTAAGAATTTCCTCGCCTTCCCATCGACACGACTTTCCTTTGCCAAAGTTTCACATGAAGAAAGTGAGATCAGCTCAACGAAGTACAGAGAACTTTGATTATGTAGTTGTGTTCATTGTGATTTCTCAGTAATTAAGAATCGTTAGCTACAAACTAGCCTTCCACACCTCGCCCCGGTAATTTCCCACTTCCAACCACGTCGCCAAGTAACACACTCCGGTGGAGCTATTTCTTGTTAGCAAGATAGATGCCAGACAAAATGGCGACCCCAGCAACTGCAACACCAAGAGATGTGAGGATATTCAGAGTTGAAATAGCTGGTTTTTGTGGTGGCATTGTCAAAAGATCCTTCACCTGCAAGAAAAAATTGGATAGACTCTCAAAGCTTTGAGGTTAGATAATGGAAAAGCTACTTCAATACAACGAAGCACTATTTCCCATTTAAAATAAGACATGGCATGCCAAAATAACTGGCCTCTCTATAGAATACCGATATGAAACGCTAATGGACTGGTTTTAAAGGGCATATCATAAGAAAGAAATTCTTGGGGGGAAAAAAGACCAACCCCAATAGGCTGCTTCcaattcttttttattcctTGCAGATGTCCCTTCCCAACAACTGCTACGACTAAGCTGTTCTGACTAGCAATTCTTAGTAATCTGGACGACATGTACCTTGAAACACATAACGTTtgcccccaaaagaaaaaagaagttgcCCTTAGAGAaattgttaaatattaattaccataaaaaaacaaatgcagaaccatgaatttcttcatgtaTAACATGGTTTTTGCTACTTTTGAGTGGAAAGTCTCAAATGTTCACAACCTAGAGTTTTGTATGATCGGTTAAACTGAAACCACTAATCACAGTTtcattaatatatgaataaattgaGAATATGTCCGAGGTAGCAAGA carries:
- the LOC118348442 gene encoding uncharacterized protein LOC118348442, giving the protein MVSEEPLSNEQPIPISTMSSSTNQTPPINPNSQPISSTETPLIALNITAQINEKLTPSTFPQWRAQFEALLIGYDLLDYVNGTSICPSPAHGSTVSLHKTHWVRQDKLILSAILASTSPTITPLISTAKTSHEAWKKLTTMYASRSRTRAMQLKEELTLIQRGNRSITDYLHAVKALANEITIIDHSISDDDLTLYVLNGLGPEFREIAAPIQTRETPLAFEELHDLLVGHESYLQRLEAAT
- the LOC109020391 gene encoding ATP synthase subunit b', chloroplastic, translating into MANMLMSSSKPFVIASASLSSSTTKPKLSIPQLPLPNLTIKPSKFFTLSSSTLKSLSLVAATSLALAPPSLAVEIEKAALFDFNLTLPIIVAEFLFLQFALDKLYFSPLGKFMDDRDAAIREKLNSVKDTSGEVKQLEEQAAAVMKAARAEISAALNKMKKETQAEVEQKLAEGRKKVEAELQEALVSLELQKEETLKALDSQIAALSRDIVNKVLPTA